Within the Marinobacter qingdaonensis genome, the region TGCGCCCTGACGGCTCGGAGATTCCGGACCGGGTCAGGGCCAGCTGCCTGGTGTTCGACGACGAAGGCCGGGAAGTGGCGCGCTATGACAAGATTCATCTGTTTGATGCCATGGTCGAGGACGCCCATGGCCAGTACCGGGAATCCGATACCTTCGAACCGGGCGATCAGGTGGTGACCGTGGACACCCCGGCCGGCCGCTTGGGTCTGGCCATCTGCTACGACCTGCGGTTCCCGGAGCTGTTTCGCGAACTCAGGGCCCGGGAGGTGGAGTGGGTGTGCCTGCCTTCGGCGTTCACCTGGCAAACCGGTGACGCCCACTGGCACGCGCTCATTCGTGCCCGGGCCATCGAAAACCAGGTCTGGGTTGTGGCGGCTGGCCAGGGTGGCCAGAACAGTGAACGTCGACGCACCTATGGCCATTCC harbors:
- a CDS encoding carbon-nitrogen hydrolase family protein; this encodes MTTPVASQVAAIQMVSTRDIEANLQEARRLLQDAAGRGSSVAVLPENFAVLSTHQMVDCGRTEAGSEAVIRSFLAAQAKALGIWIVGGSLPLAVRPDGSEIPDRVRASCLVFDDEGREVARYDKIHLFDAMVEDAHGQYRESDTFEPGDQVVTVDTPAGRLGLAICYDLRFPELFRELRAREVEWVCLPSAFTWQTGDAHWHALIRARAIENQVWVVAAGQGGQNSERRRTYGHSLICDPWGRVVTEHAEGPGVVVAELDRDHLRELRRRMPVWEHRRL